From Veillonella dispar, one genomic window encodes:
- the cdaA gene encoding diadenylate cyclase CdaA — protein MHIDALIHTFRLLDIADILIVAVGIYYLYKLLKDTRAVSLLKGLVMLAILNLLSHLLNLYVINWILQQSMTVLLFALPVVFQPELRRALEQLGRSRIFSKAQNINEEEMDMAINEVMAAARVMSREHTGALIVFEREVGLNDFVDTGILMDAVLSRELIKNIFVPSTPLHDGALIIRDGRIRAAGCLLPLTEDRTLSTELGTRHRAAIGLSEQTDAVVVVVSEETGTISYTYGGHIYRHLPEDQIKEALRTFMERPRQTITGMWKWGAKK, from the coding sequence ATGCATATTGACGCACTTATACATACCTTTAGGCTTCTTGATATTGCTGATATCCTAATTGTTGCCGTAGGTATTTATTACTTATATAAATTGCTTAAAGATACACGAGCCGTTTCTCTTTTGAAAGGTCTCGTTATGTTAGCAATTCTAAATTTATTGAGTCATTTGCTAAATCTATATGTTATCAATTGGATTTTGCAACAAAGTATGACGGTTCTTCTCTTCGCATTACCTGTAGTATTCCAACCGGAATTGCGCCGTGCTTTAGAACAATTGGGCCGTAGTCGAATTTTCAGTAAGGCACAAAATATTAACGAAGAGGAAATGGATATGGCCATCAATGAAGTGATGGCGGCGGCACGCGTTATGTCCCGTGAACATACGGGGGCACTTATCGTCTTTGAACGCGAAGTAGGTCTTAATGACTTCGTAGATACAGGTATCTTAATGGATGCTGTATTGAGCCGTGAATTAATTAAAAATATCTTCGTACCGAGCACACCGCTTCATGATGGGGCTCTTATTATTCGCGATGGTCGCATTCGTGCAGCTGGATGCTTATTACCGCTTACTGAAGACCGTACGTTGAGTACTGAACTAGGCACGCGTCACCGTGCAGCCATCGGTTTATCTGAGCAAACAGATGCGGTCGTTGTTGTTGTCAGTGAGGAAACGGGGACAATTTCCTATACCTATGGCGGTCATATTTATCGTCATTTACCGGAAGATCAAATTAAAGAAGCGTTACGTACATTTATGGAACGCCCTCGTCAAACCATTACTGGTATGTGGAAATGGGGGGCAAAAAAATGA
- a CDS encoding NAD(P)/FAD-dependent oxidoreductase translates to MIRIINFRVAVTVKSDIKEIVEKKYPQLRGAIETIHVVRRAVDARKKPNIVFVYTLFVEVHKEAQIMKKLGKQKDVSVFTPEDPEPIVHGNAPLAHRPVVMGFGPAGMLAAFYLAREGYRPIVFERGQDVDTRSEDVETFWKEGVFKPESNVQFGEGGAGTFSDGKLTTRVTHPRLHEISKYFVEFGAPEEILYKHKPHVGTDKLRTMVKAMRERIIEWGGEVRFGAKITDLFIENDRIVGVEVNGSERIDTTVVLSGVGHSARDTYEMLHKRNVEMTAKPFAIGVRIEHDQALIDESQYGVEPSSLGLGAAEYSLVYHDKETGRTAYSFCMCPGGQVVASASENGGVVVNGMSLYARDSGVANSAIVVNVGPEDFGNHPLDGVAFQREWERKAYELGGSNFHAPAQTVGQFLGLSQAPSVQDSTYSYEPGVVNCDLHDCLPPFVTSVLERALPYWGRRIHGFDDPAVCMTGVETRTSAPLRMGRNEDRVSPTVGGFYPMGEGAGYAGGIMSAALDGAETAILCMAKYAKPN, encoded by the coding sequence ATGATTAGAATAATAAATTTCCGTGTGGCCGTTACGGTCAAGTCGGACATTAAAGAGATTGTAGAAAAGAAGTATCCCCAGCTACGTGGTGCCATTGAAACAATTCACGTTGTGCGACGCGCTGTAGATGCTCGTAAAAAACCTAATATCGTATTTGTGTATACCTTGTTTGTTGAGGTTCATAAGGAAGCTCAAATCATGAAAAAACTGGGTAAACAAAAGGATGTATCTGTATTTACTCCAGAGGATCCAGAACCTATTGTTCATGGTAATGCGCCTTTAGCACATCGTCCTGTAGTGATGGGTTTTGGTCCGGCAGGTATGTTAGCCGCATTCTACCTTGCCCGTGAAGGCTACCGTCCTATCGTCTTTGAGCGTGGTCAAGATGTAGATACGCGTAGCGAAGATGTAGAAACATTCTGGAAAGAGGGTGTCTTTAAACCTGAGTCCAACGTTCAATTCGGTGAAGGTGGTGCAGGTACCTTCTCTGATGGTAAATTAACGACTCGCGTTACCCATCCTAGATTGCACGAAATCTCTAAATACTTTGTTGAATTTGGTGCTCCTGAAGAAATTTTATATAAACATAAACCTCACGTAGGTACCGATAAACTGCGTACCATGGTAAAAGCCATGCGTGAGCGCATCATTGAATGGGGCGGTGAAGTTCGATTCGGTGCAAAGATTACAGATTTATTTATCGAAAATGACCGCATCGTAGGTGTTGAAGTTAATGGTAGTGAGCGTATTGATACTACAGTTGTTTTATCTGGCGTAGGACATAGTGCACGTGATACGTATGAAATGCTACATAAACGAAATGTAGAAATGACGGCAAAACCATTTGCTATCGGTGTTCGTATCGAACATGATCAAGCTTTGATCGATGAGTCCCAATATGGTGTAGAGCCATCTAGCTTGGGACTTGGTGCCGCAGAATACTCCCTTGTGTATCACGATAAAGAAACAGGCCGTACTGCGTATAGCTTCTGTATGTGCCCAGGTGGTCAAGTTGTGGCCTCTGCATCCGAAAATGGCGGCGTTGTTGTGAATGGCATGAGCCTATATGCTCGTGATAGCGGTGTTGCGAACAGTGCTATCGTAGTTAACGTAGGCCCAGAAGATTTCGGTAATCATCCACTGGATGGTGTAGCATTCCAACGTGAATGGGAGCGCAAAGCTTATGAATTAGGTGGCTCTAACTTCCATGCACCAGCACAAACAGTAGGTCAATTTTTAGGGCTTTCACAAGCACCAAGCGTACAAGATAGCACCTATAGCTATGAACCAGGCGTAGTAAATTGCGATTTACATGATTGCTTGCCACCATTCGTAACGTCTGTATTGGAACGGGCTTTGCCATATTGGGGACGACGCATTCATGGATTTGATGATCCTGCAGTATGCATGACGGGCGTTGAAACGCGTACCTCAGCACCACTTCGCATGGGACGCAATGAAGACCGCGTTTCTCCGACTGTAGGTGGATTCTACCCTATGGGTGAAGGCGCTGGCTATGCTGGTGGCATTATGAGTGCAGCTCTTGATGGAGCCGAAACGGCTATCTTATGTATGGCAAAATATGCAAAACCTAACTAG
- a CDS encoding CdaR family protein, with protein sequence MMIHLKRNWPAKLVSLLAAIVMWFFIMRGQNPVMEVTYTVPVQVQNLDSHYIIEDAPDVARIVLSGPRDTIMSIKADTLRAYIDASGVKPGQNNVTIGFTPPAGMSLVEVEPYTITINVDEYAERKIPVEIFPIGKFSDDVALKSYAIVPKEVTVSGRKQLVNAVNKVVMKVNIDGQTKNFSAVSTLEAWDVSGNVLDVQINPYLGQAQYELNLLRKDKAVPITVPTVGTVADGYEVKSISVTPTQLTVTGREEMIDSVSEIQTEPIDLTGATKGIQGNYNLVLPSGVNSNVTTVHVKVDIQKKTT encoded by the coding sequence ATGATGATACATTTGAAACGCAATTGGCCTGCTAAATTGGTATCTTTGCTTGCGGCTATCGTCATGTGGTTCTTTATCATGCGAGGTCAGAATCCTGTGATGGAGGTAACCTATACAGTACCTGTTCAAGTCCAAAATCTTGATTCGCATTATATTATAGAAGATGCACCTGATGTAGCCCGTATTGTCCTTTCGGGACCTCGCGATACGATTATGTCTATAAAGGCAGATACCCTTCGGGCATACATTGATGCATCTGGTGTGAAACCAGGTCAAAATAATGTGACCATTGGATTTACACCGCCAGCGGGGATGAGCCTCGTTGAGGTTGAGCCTTATACTATAACGATTAATGTAGACGAATATGCAGAACGAAAGATACCAGTTGAAATTTTTCCAATTGGTAAGTTCTCAGATGATGTTGCGCTCAAGTCATATGCTATTGTACCGAAAGAGGTAACTGTATCTGGGCGTAAACAACTTGTTAACGCTGTAAATAAGGTTGTTATGAAGGTTAACATTGATGGTCAAACCAAGAACTTTAGTGCTGTTAGTACATTAGAAGCTTGGGATGTATCGGGTAATGTATTAGATGTACAGATCAATCCGTATCTAGGTCAGGCACAATATGAATTAAATTTATTGCGTAAAGATAAAGCGGTTCCTATTACAGTACCAACTGTGGGAACGGTAGCTGATGGGTATGAGGTTAAGTCCATATCCGTTACACCGACCCAATTGACTGTAACTGGCCGTGAAGAAATGATTGACTCTGTTTCAGAAATTCAAACAGAGCCAATTGATCTTACTGGTGCGACTAAGGGAATCCAAGGTAATTACAACTTAGTATTACCGAGTGGTGTCAATAGTAATGTTACTACAGTACATGTTAAGGTAGATATACAAAAGAAAACTACCTAG
- the glmM gene encoding phosphoglucosamine mutase: MARLFGTDGVRGVVNEFLTPELAYHLGRAAATHFGKEKEHPTFLIGRDTRISGSMLESALAAGICSVGGNVVIAGVVPTPAVAYLVRQQGFDAGAVISASHNPYPDNGIKFFDGNGYKLPDEVEDQLEAYVRQSAENELPRPTGDGIGTIEYNSNLAHFYAHFVRHTIDTSLEGMTIVYDGANGAASSVGPEILAGLGAKVININVNPDGLNINHHCGSTHIEGLQVAVQQHHADLGIANDGDADRCLLVDEKGQVLDGDQIMLLCALKLKEEGKLKDNTVVGTVMSNIGFHKAAKELGMKTFATAVGDRYVLEYMREHNLSVGGEQSGHVIFLDHNTTGDGMLTAVQVAALMKEKNQPLSELAGIMTKYPQVLINVRVATKTGWEDNDLIKAAIVTAEGELGVEGRVLVRASGTEPLIRVMAEGPNQEELQSLCQEIADIIGREQGLAE, from the coding sequence ATGGCTCGTTTATTTGGTACAGATGGTGTACGTGGTGTTGTTAATGAATTTTTAACACCTGAATTAGCCTATCATTTAGGTCGCGCAGCGGCCACGCATTTTGGTAAGGAAAAGGAACATCCTACGTTCTTAATCGGTCGCGATACGCGTATTTCTGGTTCCATGCTTGAAAGTGCATTAGCAGCAGGCATCTGTTCTGTAGGTGGTAATGTAGTTATTGCAGGTGTTGTACCAACTCCAGCAGTAGCATACCTAGTGCGTCAACAAGGTTTTGATGCGGGCGCAGTTATTTCTGCATCTCACAATCCATATCCAGATAATGGCATTAAATTCTTTGATGGCAATGGCTATAAATTGCCAGATGAAGTAGAAGATCAATTGGAAGCGTATGTTCGTCAAAGTGCAGAAAATGAATTGCCACGTCCTACAGGTGATGGCATTGGTACCATTGAGTACAATAGCAACTTGGCTCATTTCTATGCTCACTTTGTACGACACACAATCGATACATCCTTGGAAGGCATGACAATCGTTTATGATGGTGCCAATGGTGCCGCTTCTAGCGTAGGCCCTGAAATTTTAGCTGGCCTTGGCGCTAAAGTTATCAACATTAACGTAAATCCAGATGGTTTGAATATCAATCATCATTGTGGTTCTACCCATATTGAAGGCTTGCAAGTAGCTGTTCAACAACACCATGCTGATTTAGGCATTGCTAATGATGGTGATGCAGATCGTTGCTTGTTAGTAGACGAAAAAGGTCAAGTCCTCGATGGGGACCAAATTATGTTGTTATGTGCTCTTAAATTGAAAGAAGAGGGCAAACTTAAAGACAATACTGTAGTTGGTACTGTTATGAGTAATATCGGCTTCCATAAAGCAGCTAAAGAATTAGGCATGAAAACCTTTGCTACTGCTGTTGGTGACCGTTATGTATTGGAATATATGCGTGAACACAATCTCTCCGTTGGGGGTGAACAATCTGGTCATGTAATCTTCTTGGATCATAATACAACTGGTGACGGTATGTTGACAGCTGTACAAGTAGCGGCGCTTATGAAAGAGAAAAACCAACCACTTTCTGAGTTGGCTGGCATTATGACAAAATATCCTCAAGTTCTTATCAACGTTCGTGTTGCTACAAAAACAGGTTGGGAAGATAATGATCTCATTAAAGCGGCCATCGTAACAGCAGAAGGTGAACTTGGTGTAGAAGGTCGCGTACTTGTACGTGCATCTGGTACAGAACCACTCATCCGCGTTATGGCTGAAGGCCCTAATCAAGAAGAATTACAATCCTTATGCCAAGAAATTGCTGATATTATTGGTAGAGAACAAGGGTTGGCTGAATAA
- the yqeB gene encoding selenium-dependent molybdenum cofactor biosynthesis protein YqeB: protein MKPLVLMRGGGDIASGAVYRLKRAGYPVVINEIAIPTMIRREVCYGNAVHRGEMILERFVARHVTFSEVKDTLAQGVIPVVTSSYEELLDTLKPAIVVDAILSKKNLGTKRDDADLVIGVGPGFTAGHDVDVVIETMRGHYLGRCIYDGPAQPNTGIPGNVGGYTHERVIHSPKAGLFTAKRHIGDSVQANEVIGYVDEEPVRAKITGILRGILKSGLIVSDHFKLADVDARCEESHCYSISDKSLAVGGGVLEAVTAWDYERNQDGNDL, encoded by the coding sequence ATGAAACCATTAGTGCTTATGCGTGGAGGCGGAGATATCGCTTCCGGCGCTGTATATAGATTAAAACGTGCAGGCTATCCTGTGGTAATTAACGAAATCGCCATTCCTACCATGATTCGCCGTGAAGTATGTTACGGCAATGCTGTGCATCGTGGGGAAATGATTTTGGAACGCTTTGTAGCTCGTCATGTAACCTTTAGCGAAGTAAAGGATACATTGGCACAAGGTGTTATTCCTGTAGTAACTAGCTCCTATGAAGAATTATTAGATACATTGAAGCCAGCCATTGTGGTGGATGCTATCTTAAGCAAAAAAAATCTTGGTACCAAACGTGATGATGCAGATCTCGTCATTGGTGTGGGGCCTGGATTTACTGCAGGGCATGATGTGGATGTTGTTATTGAAACCATGCGTGGTCATTATTTAGGTCGTTGTATCTACGATGGCCCGGCGCAACCTAATACGGGTATTCCTGGTAATGTAGGTGGTTATACTCATGAGCGTGTTATTCACTCTCCAAAGGCTGGTCTATTTACGGCCAAGCGTCATATTGGAGATTCTGTACAAGCCAATGAAGTTATTGGTTATGTAGATGAAGAGCCCGTACGGGCAAAAATTACAGGTATTCTTAGAGGTATTCTTAAGAGCGGGCTTATCGTATCGGACCATTTTAAATTGGCCGATGTAGATGCTCGTTGTGAAGAATCTCATTGTTATAGTATTTCAGATAAATCTCTCGCTGTTGGTGGCGGCGTTTTAGAAGCTGTTACTGCATGGGATTATGAAAGGAATCAAGATGGAAACGATCTATGA
- a CDS encoding XdhC family protein, producing the protein METIYDVMKDRLQLTETTLMVTVLSGPRQGDKAIYAEDGSVLYGTPIEGFMVDKAKLNSLCMVGEVECFVQPVENDPSVLVLGAGHVSRAITDLLLFIGCRVTVVDDRPEYVVPEFFDERVTRKCLPLENFKNDLPLDEYNGFIIVTRAHEYDNVCLEQLRDYLPTYMGVMGSQKRIHYAFEVLREQGWTQEELDMVYAPIGLDLGAQTPEEIALSIVSEYLAVVRGKKGGSLRKGRVSHES; encoded by the coding sequence ATGGAAACGATCTATGATGTGATGAAAGACCGTCTTCAGCTTACAGAAACTACATTGATGGTTACTGTATTATCTGGTCCTCGTCAAGGGGATAAAGCAATTTATGCTGAAGATGGTAGTGTTTTGTATGGCACACCAATCGAAGGCTTTATGGTAGATAAAGCAAAGCTCAATTCTTTGTGCATGGTAGGCGAAGTAGAATGTTTCGTACAACCTGTAGAAAATGATCCGTCTGTTCTCGTATTAGGCGCTGGTCATGTGAGCCGTGCTATTACAGATTTATTACTATTCATTGGGTGTCGTGTTACTGTTGTAGATGACCGCCCAGAATATGTAGTTCCTGAATTCTTTGACGAGCGCGTAACTCGTAAATGCTTGCCCTTAGAAAACTTTAAAAATGATTTACCTCTTGATGAATATAATGGTTTTATCATTGTTACACGTGCTCATGAGTATGATAATGTATGCTTAGAACAATTGCGCGATTACTTGCCAACCTATATGGGTGTTATGGGCAGTCAAAAGCGCATTCATTATGCATTTGAAGTGTTGCGTGAACAAGGTTGGACACAAGAAGAATTAGATATGGTATATGCACCAATTGGTCTAGACTTAGGTGCACAAACTCCTGAGGAGATTGCATTATCTATCGTTAGCGAATATTTGGCAGTGGTGCGTGGTAAAAAAGGCGGCTCATTGCGGAAAGGTAGAGTGAGCCATGAATCGTGA
- a CDS encoding XdhC family protein, translating into MNREFIEYLSARKKETLAVATILFTRGSTPRKAGTSMVVFPDGSIFGTIGGGRAENEIRLSAVDALNKKESNRRIEVLLDDDAAVKEGMVCGGQMDVWIETQNI; encoded by the coding sequence ATGAATCGTGAGTTTATTGAATATTTAAGTGCTCGTAAAAAGGAAACACTAGCTGTAGCCACAATTTTATTTACCCGTGGTTCTACACCGCGTAAGGCTGGTACTTCAATGGTTGTATTCCCAGATGGATCTATTTTTGGTACCATCGGTGGTGGTCGTGCTGAAAATGAAATTCGCCTAAGTGCTGTTGATGCTTTAAATAAAAAAGAATCCAATCGTCGTATCGAAGTTCTTTTAGATGATGATGCAGCTGTCAAAGAGGGCATGGTATGTGGTGGACAGATGGATGTGTGGATTGAAACACAAAATATCTAA
- a CDS encoding tetratricopeptide repeat protein has protein sequence MKNINQGEAETLLNECPNSIDSACELAYAESQARREKNSQLILEKFLEKYSDELNDVEKAKVYTNLAFYYNDEGNIKEYEYLSAAVKLNSPYIETYRGLALYHFSSYADKGSVEELERSLLTYEKGRSISYNYEMNFGRAVCLFELKEYEKAKTIFLQLLENYPNRMRLFLCIAYCDVYLGNKIQSLDYLKKIKIGGDPTYQRDDEIWEFDIFNAYYVLDEYKLFLEECEKAKSTCDLNYGPYYFGLWTMNQHDQFYLEVIKQRTEILACIEDVKIDDDFASEEERQEYLQCWEDDLESLNILEHKIKYENYKPVVELKLWPIYDCYLID, from the coding sequence ATGAAAAATATAAATCAAGGGGAGGCTGAGACTCTCCTTAATGAGTGCCCGAATAGTATTGATTCTGCCTGTGAGCTTGCATATGCTGAATCACAAGCGAGGAGAGAGAAAAATTCACAGCTTATCTTGGAGAAGTTCTTAGAAAAATATAGTGATGAATTGAATGATGTTGAAAAAGCTAAAGTTTATACTAATTTGGCTTTTTATTATAATGATGAGGGCAATATAAAAGAATATGAGTATCTATCTGCAGCTGTAAAGTTAAATTCTCCATATATAGAGACCTACCGAGGGCTGGCTTTGTATCATTTCTCATCTTATGCAGATAAGGGCTCAGTAGAGGAATTGGAGAGAAGCTTACTGACTTATGAAAAGGGACGAAGCATATCATATAATTATGAAATGAACTTTGGCCGTGCCGTATGTTTATTTGAACTCAAAGAATATGAAAAAGCAAAGACCATATTTTTGCAGTTACTTGAAAACTATCCAAATAGAATGCGATTATTTCTTTGTATAGCTTATTGTGATGTGTATTTAGGAAATAAAATCCAATCCCTTGATTATTTGAAGAAAATTAAGATTGGTGGAGATCCTACATATCAGCGAGATGATGAAATTTGGGAGTTTGATATCTTTAACGCCTATTATGTATTAGATGAGTACAAGTTATTCTTAGAAGAATGTGAAAAGGCTAAAAGCACTTGTGACTTAAATTACGGCCCTTATTATTTTGGCCTTTGGACTATGAACCAACATGACCAATTCTATCTAGAAGTGATCAAACAACGAACAGAAATACTAGCATGTATTGAAGATGTAAAAATAGATGATGACTTTGCGAGTGAAGAAGAGAGGCAAGAGTATCTCCAATGTTGGGAAGATGATTTAGAAAGCCTAAATATATTAGAGCATAAGATTAAATATGAAAACTATAAGCCTGTGGTTGAACTAAAACTATGGCCCATATATGACTGCTATTTGATAGACTAA
- a CDS encoding nucleotidyltransferase family protein, producing the protein MTYVKAKSNSAFSPMRDPIDRHPLHIGIVLLVGGQSKRMGCNKQLLPWRGKTVLDAVCGALHCGWEDYVKPAEFCKLPFVAVTGDDHEKLEPIVTSYGFEVVRNEHPERGQGLSIAIGVRYLVEKSPIPLDGILFSVGDQPLLTGNVVHQVISAFSDNFHSKTIVVPHYGANYQSGNPVLFGSHWFEPLQYIQGDQGGKTIIRGDGKDHVIKLWIRDDIGYDIDTPDDFERLKERESEA; encoded by the coding sequence ATGACTTATGTGAAAGCAAAATCTAATAGCGCTTTCAGTCCCATGAGAGACCCCATAGACCGTCACCCTTTGCATATTGGTATTGTCCTCCTCGTAGGGGGACAATCCAAGCGCATGGGGTGTAATAAGCAGCTTTTACCCTGGCGTGGTAAAACTGTTTTAGATGCGGTCTGTGGGGCTCTTCATTGTGGATGGGAAGATTATGTAAAACCTGCTGAATTCTGTAAACTACCTTTTGTAGCGGTTACTGGTGACGATCATGAAAAATTGGAACCTATTGTTACAAGCTATGGGTTCGAAGTAGTTCGGAATGAACATCCTGAGCGTGGACAGGGTCTGTCCATAGCGATAGGAGTACGTTATTTGGTAGAAAAATCACCGATACCGCTAGATGGTATTCTTTTTTCTGTAGGGGATCAACCACTACTGACTGGGAATGTTGTACATCAGGTTATTAGTGCATTTAGTGATAACTTTCATTCGAAAACTATCGTCGTCCCACATTATGGGGCGAATTATCAGTCGGGAAATCCTGTTCTCTTTGGTTCGCATTGGTTTGAACCTTTACAATATATCCAAGGGGATCAAGGTGGCAAGACCATCATTCGTGGTGATGGTAAAGATCATGTTATCAAACTATGGATTCGTGACGATATTGGATATGATATCGATACACCCGATGATTTTGAGCGTTTAAAAGAACGTGAAAGTGAGGCATAA
- the yqeC gene encoding selenium cofactor biosynthesis protein YqeC gives MTSQTSYWNRLIQPGVVALVGAGGKTTVLSKLVEYGRLKGQPIVVTTTTRLYESQVAHYEPIYTRNINEADEYCTDRVLRGYCGAWFSGITGTKVDSLDCDLIDGLAKLHPNWQIVVEADGAKEKWLKAPKTTEPVIPSLTKTTIGLVNLQMLGAPLDDEHVHNIELVQDIVKRDMGAIVTPRMLADLVLHKQGLFQYSKGKKILFCTGYETVQHRIIDDFIDHIVDSDISAIILADGYKASCEIRRIIQCR, from the coding sequence ATGACATCACAAACATCCTATTGGAATCGATTGATTCAGCCGGGAGTCGTGGCCCTCGTTGGGGCTGGCGGTAAAACGACTGTGCTTTCAAAATTAGTAGAATATGGACGGCTGAAAGGTCAGCCCATCGTAGTTACGACTACGACTCGACTCTATGAATCGCAAGTGGCTCATTATGAACCGATTTATACTCGAAATATTAATGAAGCCGATGAATATTGTACTGATCGTGTGTTGCGTGGATATTGTGGTGCGTGGTTCTCTGGAATTACGGGAACAAAAGTGGACTCCTTAGATTGTGATCTTATCGATGGTTTAGCAAAGTTACATCCGAATTGGCAAATTGTAGTAGAAGCCGATGGGGCAAAGGAAAAATGGCTTAAGGCGCCTAAGACGACCGAGCCAGTTATCCCATCTCTTACAAAGACCACCATTGGTCTAGTGAATTTGCAAATGTTAGGGGCCCCACTAGATGATGAACATGTGCATAATATCGAGCTCGTTCAAGATATCGTGAAACGCGATATGGGTGCCATTGTAACACCGCGCATGTTGGCCGACCTTGTGCTCCATAAACAAGGCTTATTCCAATATAGTAAGGGTAAAAAAATACTGTTCTGTACTGGTTATGAAACGGTGCAACATCGCATTATTGATGATTTTATTGATCATATTGTAGATAGTGACATTTCCGCTATCATCTTAGCTGATGGATATAAAGCAAGTTGCGAAATCCGTCGCATTATTCAATGTCGGTAG